In Solanum pennellii chromosome 7, SPENNV200, the following are encoded in one genomic region:
- the LOC107025340 gene encoding chitin elicitor receptor kinase 1-like isoform X2, producing the protein MFESRPRSVLTLGVFVILVYLSSVPLPVNSQCNRGCDLALASFYVWRGSNLTLISEMFSTSIADIVSYNNRDNIPNQDSVIAGTRINIPFRCDCLNDGEVLAHAFPYRVKSGDTYDLVARNYSDLTTAQWMMKFNSYPENNIPNTVNLSVVVNCSCGNSDVSKDFGLFVTYPVRAEDNLTSVASAANVSEDIIRRYNPAAVSILDIGQGIIYIPGRDRNGNFPPLPTSTDGLSGGAKAGISIGAIGVVLLLAGLVYVGCYRNKTQKVSLLRSEDHLHQYGHGPEGSTTVKAADSARLADGNSPVLSGITVDKSVEFTYEELATATNDFSIANKIGQGGFGAVYYAELRGEKAAIKKMDMEATREFLAELKVLTNVHHLNLVRLIGYCVEGSLFLVYEYVENGHIGQHLRGTGRDPLPWSKRVQIALDSARGLEYIHEHTVPVYIHRDIKTANILIDKNFHAKVADFGLTKLTEVGSSSLQTRLVGTFGYMPPEYAQYGDVSPKVDVYAFGVVLYELISAKEAIVKPNGSVTESKGLVALFEEVLNQPDPDEDLRQLVDPRLGDDYPLDSVRKMAQLAKACTHENPLIRPSMRSIVVALMTLSSSTEDWDVGSFYGNQGMINLMSGR; encoded by the exons ATGTTTGAATCCAGGCCAAGAAGTGTTTTGACCTTAGGGGTTTTCGTTATACTAGTTTACTTATCCTCTGTTCCATTACCAGTTAACTCCCAATGTAACAGAGGCTGCGATTTAGCTTTAGCTTCATTCTATGTCTGGCGAGGTTCAAATCTCACTTTAATCTCAGAGATGTTCTCCACCAGTATAGCAGATATCGTTTCTTACAACAACAGGGACAATATCCCTAATCAAGATAGTGTAATCGCCGGGACAAGAATTAACATACCTTTCCGTTGTGATTGCTTGAACGACGGGGAGGTATTGGCTCATGCTTTCCCGTATAGGGTTAAATCCGGTGATACTTATGATCTTGTGGCGAGGAACTACTCTGATTTGACGACTGCACAGTGGATGATGAAGTTTAATAGTTATCCTGAGAATAATATCCCGAATACTGTGAATTTAAGTGTTGTAGTGAATTGTTCTTGTGGGAATAGTGATGTTTCGAAGGATTTTGGGTTGTTTGTGACGTACCCTGTGCGGGCGGAGGATAACTTGACGTCAGTGGCTTCAGCAGCCAATGTGAGTGAAGATATAATCAGAAGGTATAATCCCGCGGCCGTGTCCATACTAGATATAGGGCAAGGAATCATCTATATACCGGGAAGAG ATAGAAATGGGAACTTTCCACCGCTGCCAACAAG CACAGATG GTTTGTCTGGTGGCGCTAAAGCTGGGATATCTATAGGAGCAATAGGAGTAGTCTTGCTGTTGGCTGGTTTGGTTTATGTAGGATGTTATAGGAACAAAACACAAAAGGTTTCGCTGCTCAGATCGGAAGACCACCTCCATCAGTATGGTCATG GCCCAGAAGGCAGTACGACAGTTAAAGCTGCTGATTCCGCTCGCCTGGCTGATGGCAATTCTCCAGTGCTTTCAGGCATAACTGTGGATAAATCTGTTGAGTTCACTTATGAGGAGCTTGCTACTGCAACTAATGACTTCAGCATTGCTAACAAAATTGGACAAGGTGGTTTTGGTGCGGTTTATTATGCTGAGCTCAGAGGCGAG AAAGCAGCCATCAAGAAAATGGACATGGAGGCTACCAGGGAGTTTCTAGCTGAATTGAAGGTCTTGACAAATGTTCATCACCTGAACCTG GTGCGCTTGATAGGTTATTGTGTTGAAGGTTCCCTCTTTCTTGTATATGAATACGTTGAGAATGGCCACATAGGCCAACATCTACGTGGTACAG GAAGGGACCCATTGCCATGGTCTAAGAGGGTTCAAATTGCTCTAGATTCAGCTAGAGGTCTTGagtacatacatgaacatactGTACCAGTTTACATCCATCGCGATATTAAAACTGCAAATATTCTGATAGACAAAAACTTCCATGCAAAG GTGGCAGATTTTGGTTTAACGAAACTGACTGAAGTTGGAAGCTCATCCTTGCAAACACGACTTGTGGGTACATTTGGATACATGCCTCCAGA GTATGCTCAGTATGGTGATGTCTCTCCTAAagttgatgtttatgcttttggTGTTGTCCTATATGAACTAATTTCAGCCAAGGAAGCGATTGTCAAGCCAAATGGTTCTGTAACTGAATCAAAGGGTCTTGTTGCTTTG TTTGAAGAAGTACTTAATCAGCCAGATCCTGATGAAGATCTTCGGCAACTGGTTGACCCAAGACTTGGAGATGACTATCCCCTTGATTCAGTCCGGAAG ATGGCACAGCTTGCCAAAGCTTGCACCCATGAAAATCCCCTAATAAGACCAAGTATGAGATCAATAGTGGTTGCATTGATGACCCTCTCTTCGTCAACAGAAGATTGGGATGTTGGATCTTTCTATGGAAATCAAGGCATGATAAACCTCATGTCTGGAAGGTAG
- the LOC107025340 gene encoding chitin elicitor receptor kinase 1-like isoform X1, with protein MFESNPKNFMLNLSLFSILIYLSSVPLPVTSQCNRGCDLALASFYVWRGTDLTYIANLFNIETRQEIMDYNTRNSIPNLDSVIAGTRINIPFRCDCLEDGDFLGHDFQYEVNSGDTYGRIVSNYSDLTSIDMLRRFNSRYPENNIPTGVNLSVVVNCSCGDRDVSEDFGLFVTYPLRSEENLTYVTATMNVSAELIRRYNSDMDAKFRAGEGIIYIPGRDRNGNFPPLPTSTDGLSGGAKAGISIGAIGVVLLLAGLVYVGCYRNKTQKVSLLRSEDHLHQYGHGPEGSTTVKAADSARLADGNSPVLSGITVDKSVEFTYEELATATNDFSIANKIGQGGFGAVYYAELRGEKAAIKKMDMEATREFLAELKVLTNVHHLNLVRLIGYCVEGSLFLVYEYVENGHIGQHLRGTGRDPLPWSKRVQIALDSARGLEYIHEHTVPVYIHRDIKTANILIDKNFHAKVADFGLTKLTEVGSSSLQTRLVGTFGYMPPEYAQYGDVSPKVDVYAFGVVLYELISAKEAIVKPNGSVTESKGLVALFEEVLNQPDPDEDLRQLVDPRLGDDYPLDSVRKMAQLAKACTHENPLIRPSMRSIVVALMTLSSSTEDWDVGSFYGNQGMINLMSGR; from the exons ATGTTTGAATCCAACCCAAAAAACTTTATGTTGAACTTATCCCTTTTCTCTATACTAATTTACTTATCCTCTGTTCCATTACCAGTTACCTCTCAGTGCAACAGAGGTTGCGATTTAGCTTTAGCTTCATTCTACGTATGGCGAGGAACAGATCTCACTTACATCGCAAATTTATTCAATATCGAAACTAGACAAGAAATTATGGATTACAACACAAGAAATTCAATCCCAAATCTAGACAGTGTAATCGCCGGAACTAGAATTAACATACCTTTTCGCTGTGATTGCTTGGAGGACGGCGATTTTTTAGGGCATGATTTTCAATATGAGGTTAATTCAGGGGATACGTATGGTAGAATTGTGTCGAATTACTCTGATTTGACGAGTATTGATATGTTGAGGAGGTTTAATAGTAGATACCCGGAGAATAATATTCCGACTGGTGTGAATTTGAGTGTTGTAGTGAATTGTTCTTGTGGAGATAGAGATGTTTCTGAAGATTTTGGGCTTTTTGTAACGTATCCTTTGAGATCGGAGGAGAATTTGACGTATGTGACGGCGACGATGAATGTGAGCGCTGAGTTAATACGAAGGTATAATTCAGATATGGATGCTAAATTCCGTGCCGGAGAAGGGATCATTTATATTCCGGGAAGAG ATAGAAATGGGAACTTTCCACCGCTGCCAACAAG CACAGATG GTTTGTCTGGTGGCGCTAAAGCTGGGATATCTATAGGAGCAATAGGAGTAGTCTTGCTGTTGGCTGGTTTGGTTTATGTAGGATGTTATAGGAACAAAACACAAAAGGTTTCGCTGCTCAGATCGGAAGACCACCTCCATCAGTATGGTCATG GCCCAGAAGGCAGTACGACAGTTAAAGCTGCTGATTCCGCTCGCCTGGCTGATGGCAATTCTCCAGTGCTTTCAGGCATAACTGTGGATAAATCTGTTGAGTTCACTTATGAGGAGCTTGCTACTGCAACTAATGACTTCAGCATTGCTAACAAAATTGGACAAGGTGGTTTTGGTGCGGTTTATTATGCTGAGCTCAGAGGCGAG AAAGCAGCCATCAAGAAAATGGACATGGAGGCTACCAGGGAGTTTCTAGCTGAATTGAAGGTCTTGACAAATGTTCATCACCTGAACCTG GTGCGCTTGATAGGTTATTGTGTTGAAGGTTCCCTCTTTCTTGTATATGAATACGTTGAGAATGGCCACATAGGCCAACATCTACGTGGTACAG GAAGGGACCCATTGCCATGGTCTAAGAGGGTTCAAATTGCTCTAGATTCAGCTAGAGGTCTTGagtacatacatgaacatactGTACCAGTTTACATCCATCGCGATATTAAAACTGCAAATATTCTGATAGACAAAAACTTCCATGCAAAG GTGGCAGATTTTGGTTTAACGAAACTGACTGAAGTTGGAAGCTCATCCTTGCAAACACGACTTGTGGGTACATTTGGATACATGCCTCCAGA GTATGCTCAGTATGGTGATGTCTCTCCTAAagttgatgtttatgcttttggTGTTGTCCTATATGAACTAATTTCAGCCAAGGAAGCGATTGTCAAGCCAAATGGTTCTGTAACTGAATCAAAGGGTCTTGTTGCTTTG TTTGAAGAAGTACTTAATCAGCCAGATCCTGATGAAGATCTTCGGCAACTGGTTGACCCAAGACTTGGAGATGACTATCCCCTTGATTCAGTCCGGAAG ATGGCACAGCTTGCCAAAGCTTGCACCCATGAAAATCCCCTAATAAGACCAAGTATGAGATCAATAGTGGTTGCATTGATGACCCTCTCTTCGTCAACAGAAGATTGGGATGTTGGATCTTTCTATGGAAATCAAGGCATGATAAACCTCATGTCTGGAAGGTAG